From Homo sapiens chromosome 6, GRCh38.p14 Primary Assembly, the proteins below share one genomic window:
- the HMGN3 gene encoding high mobility group nucleosome-binding domain-containing protein 3 isoform f (isoform f is encoded by transcript variant 6), whose product MPKRKPTRRSARLSAKPAPPKPEPKPRKTSAKKEPGAKISRGAKGKKEEKQEAGKEGTAPSENGETKAEEAQKTESVDNEGE is encoded by the exons CCCACAAGACGGTCTGCCAGATTGTCAGCG AAACCTGCTCCACCAAAACCTGAACCCAAACCAAGAAAAACATCTGCTAAG AAAGAACCTGGAGCAAAGATTAGCAGAGGTGCtaaagggaagaaggaggaaaagcagGAAGCTGGAAAGGAAGGTACTGCACCATCTGAAAATGGTGAAACTAAAGCTGAAGAG GCACAGAAAACTGAATCTGTAGATAACGAGGGAGAATGA